Proteins from a genomic interval of Verrucomicrobium sp.:
- a CDS encoding glycoside hydrolase family 31 protein has protein sequence MRRLALSLSALASLFSLSWAADLDVGPVHVRVEALKPGLFCLTESLGAPERPASIFTDPALARARAGTEVDKDGWRGVSVDGQELAVEKATGAWELRAGGMVLARGTVAREEKGALALDLALPAGAPFRAYGAGGGGRGEADALLKTEGLSRLGNGKAAIPYYWSAAGYGALGVAEVDDAPARWAADAQKVRWTFPGRTASLYLFPAADLAESCRRYAALSGAAPVPPRWTFGYLQSRWGWKDPAYVDETLKTFRLRRLPVDAFIFDFECYTATPDYELPPEGAPRFGDFSWNPSLFPDPAAQIAAYAKEGVRVIPIRKPRIGDAETLAMLREKKWIRAAGGNGEKSTKADLRGLDFENPAARAWYAAQLEPMTRDGVAGWWNDEGESIYTKYYWWNEAEREAWSRARPHERFWSLNRSFSPGLQRLGAAAWTGDIFSTWPALAVTPVNLLNWSLAGMPYAGCDIGGFPGRPSPEMLARWMEAGALLPVMRSHSARKVPPHFPWAFGEEAEEAMRGALDLRYRLIPYLYSLAHEAWESGLPLLRPVAMLYPGDAEAADLSDEWFLGPGLLAAPVLAPGTKRSVYFPERLRAFEEARELPAGRAEVDAALDQIPLYVRPGTILPLGPVVQTTADLPGGPLTVEVYAGKDAAFTLVEDDGATDGYLSGAVRKTRFTWDEARRTLGWVREGSYDGPSVFRRVRAVVYGAGGKKESPEADLGPSGSFDLAQ, from the coding sequence ATGCGCCGCTTGGCCCTTTCCCTCTCCGCGCTCGCTTCCCTTTTCTCTCTTTCCTGGGCCGCGGATCTCGACGTCGGCCCGGTCCACGTCCGGGTGGAGGCGCTCAAGCCCGGCCTCTTTTGCCTGACCGAGTCGCTCGGCGCGCCGGAGCGGCCCGCCAGCATCTTCACCGATCCGGCGCTGGCCCGGGCGCGCGCGGGGACGGAGGTGGATAAGGACGGCTGGCGCGGCGTGTCCGTGGACGGGCAGGAGCTGGCGGTGGAGAAGGCGACCGGCGCGTGGGAACTGCGCGCGGGCGGCATGGTGCTGGCGCGCGGCACGGTGGCGCGGGAGGAAAAGGGCGCGCTGGCCCTCGACCTCGCGCTGCCGGCGGGCGCGCCGTTCCGTGCCTATGGCGCGGGCGGCGGCGGGCGGGGCGAGGCGGACGCGCTGCTCAAGACGGAGGGGCTTTCCCGCCTGGGCAACGGCAAGGCGGCCATTCCCTATTACTGGTCCGCGGCGGGCTACGGCGCGCTGGGGGTGGCGGAGGTGGACGACGCCCCGGCCCGGTGGGCCGCCGACGCGCAGAAGGTGCGCTGGACCTTTCCCGGCCGGACGGCCTCCCTTTACCTTTTCCCCGCCGCCGACCTGGCGGAGTCCTGCCGCCGGTACGCGGCCTTGAGCGGAGCCGCGCCGGTGCCGCCGCGCTGGACCTTCGGCTATCTCCAGTCCCGCTGGGGCTGGAAGGATCCGGCCTATGTCGATGAAACGCTGAAGACCTTCCGTCTCCGCCGCCTGCCGGTCGACGCCTTCATCTTCGACTTTGAGTGCTACACGGCCACGCCCGACTACGAGCTGCCGCCGGAGGGGGCGCCGCGGTTCGGCGACTTCTCGTGGAATCCGTCGCTCTTCCCCGATCCGGCGGCGCAGATCGCGGCCTACGCGAAGGAGGGCGTCCGCGTCATTCCCATCCGCAAACCGCGCATCGGCGACGCGGAGACGCTGGCCATGCTGCGGGAAAAGAAGTGGATCCGCGCGGCGGGCGGGAACGGGGAGAAGAGCACGAAGGCCGACCTGCGGGGCCTCGACTTCGAGAATCCGGCGGCGCGCGCCTGGTATGCGGCGCAGCTCGAGCCGATGACGCGGGACGGCGTCGCCGGCTGGTGGAACGACGAGGGGGAGTCGATCTACACCAAATATTACTGGTGGAACGAGGCGGAGCGGGAGGCGTGGAGCCGCGCCCGGCCGCACGAGCGTTTTTGGAGCCTGAACCGCTCCTTCTCCCCCGGCCTGCAGCGGCTCGGCGCGGCGGCGTGGACGGGGGATATTTTCTCCACCTGGCCCGCGCTGGCGGTGACGCCGGTGAACCTCCTCAACTGGAGCCTGGCCGGGATGCCCTACGCGGGCTGCGACATCGGCGGCTTCCCCGGCCGCCCCTCGCCGGAGATGCTGGCCCGCTGGATGGAGGCGGGGGCCCTGCTGCCGGTCATGCGCTCCCATTCCGCGCGGAAGGTGCCGCCCCATTTCCCCTGGGCCTTCGGGGAGGAGGCGGAGGAGGCGATGCGCGGGGCGCTCGACCTCCGCTACCGCCTGATCCCCTATCTCTACAGCCTGGCGCATGAGGCGTGGGAAAGCGGCCTGCCGCTCCTGCGGCCGGTGGCGATGCTTTACCCGGGCGACGCGGAGGCGGCGGATCTGTCCGACGAGTGGTTCCTGGGCCCGGGCCTCCTGGCCGCGCCGGTCCTGGCGCCGGGGACGAAGCGGAGCGTCTATTTCCCGGAGCGGCTCCGCGCCTTCGAGGAGGCGCGGGAGCTTCCGGCGGGCCGCGCGGAGGTCGATGCGGCCTTGGACCAGATCCCCCTCTACGTCCGGCCCGGCACGATCCTGCCGCTGGGGCCCGTCGTCCAGACGACGGCGGATCTCCCCGGCGGCCCGCTCACGGTGGAGGTCTACGCGGGGAAGGACGCCGCCTTCACGCTGGTGGAGGATGACGGGGCGACCGACGGCTATTTGAGCGGCGCGGTGCGCAAGACCCGCTTTACGTGGGACGAGGCGCGCCGGACGTTGGGCTGGGTGCGGGAGGGGAGCTACGACGGGCCTTCCGTCTTTCGCCGCGTCCGCGCGGTCGTCTACGGCGCGGGAGGGAAGAAGGAGAGCCCGGAAGCCGATCTGGGGCCGAGCGGCTCCTTCGATCTAGCTCAGTAG
- a CDS encoding GNAT family N-acetyltransferase encodes MELRPATEADLPGILEIYNHAILTSTAVYDYEPHSLEMRRRWLEEKRAAGMPVWVAAEGEAVHGFGAYGPFRPWAGYRFTVEHSLYVAEARRGQGLGKRLLERLLLSAREQGMHTVVAGVDAANEGSIALHRAFGFEETGRLREVGQKFGRWLDLVFLQKLLS; translated from the coding sequence ATGGAACTGCGCCCCGCCACGGAGGCCGACCTGCCCGGCATCCTGGAAATCTACAACCACGCCATTCTCACCAGCACCGCCGTCTACGACTACGAGCCGCACTCCCTGGAAATGCGCCGCCGCTGGCTGGAGGAAAAGCGCGCGGCGGGAATGCCCGTCTGGGTCGCCGCGGAGGGGGAGGCCGTCCACGGCTTCGGCGCGTACGGGCCCTTCCGCCCGTGGGCGGGCTACCGCTTCACCGTGGAGCACTCCCTCTACGTCGCGGAGGCGCGGCGGGGCCAGGGCCTGGGCAAGCGCCTCCTGGAACGGCTCCTCCTGTCCGCGCGGGAACAGGGAATGCACACCGTGGTCGCCGGGGTCGACGCGGCCAACGAGGGGAGCATCGCCCTCCACCGCGCCTTCGGCTTCGAGGAAACGGGCCGCCTGCGGGAGGTCGGCCAGAAGTTCGGCCGCTGGCTCGACCTCGTATTCCTGCAGAAGCTACTGAGCTAG
- a CDS encoding DMT family transporter — MKPRDAAELVLLAAIWGCSFPFMRLAAPQLGPVPLIALRVAIGALALLPLLLLRRQAPASWRQAGHIAVVGIVNSAIPFALLAYATLTITAGLAAVLNAATPLFGALIARVWLGERLTRMRVAGLFIGFYGVVLLVWGKASFHAGGAGPALAAALLATLCYGVGTNYSKKMLPGVPPLLIAGGSQVGAALFMALPAWLLFPRGPGAAVTPAAWAAVGALGVLCTAFAYIVFYRLVAHVGPARAMSVTFLVPVFAMLLGVVLLHEAVTLRMVVGCAVILAGTGCATGLLTARRLRK; from the coding sequence ATGAAACCGCGCGACGCCGCCGAACTGGTTCTCCTGGCCGCCATCTGGGGCTGCTCCTTCCCCTTCATGCGGCTGGCCGCGCCGCAGCTGGGGCCGGTCCCGCTCATCGCCCTGCGGGTGGCGATCGGCGCGCTGGCCCTTCTGCCGCTCCTCCTCCTGCGGCGGCAGGCCCCGGCCTCCTGGCGGCAGGCGGGGCACATCGCCGTCGTCGGCATCGTCAACTCGGCCATCCCCTTCGCCCTGCTGGCCTACGCCACGCTCACCATCACCGCCGGGCTGGCGGCGGTCCTCAACGCGGCGACGCCGCTCTTCGGCGCGCTCATCGCCCGCGTCTGGCTGGGGGAGCGGCTCACCCGCATGCGGGTCGCGGGGCTCTTCATCGGCTTTTACGGCGTCGTCCTCCTGGTGTGGGGGAAGGCCTCCTTCCACGCGGGCGGCGCGGGGCCCGCGCTGGCGGCGGCGCTCCTGGCCACGCTCTGTTACGGCGTGGGGACGAATTATTCCAAGAAGATGCTCCCCGGCGTGCCGCCGCTGCTCATCGCCGGCGGCAGCCAGGTGGGGGCGGCCCTTTTCATGGCCCTGCCCGCATGGCTCCTGTTTCCGCGCGGCCCGGGAGCGGCGGTTACCCCGGCGGCGTGGGCGGCGGTGGGGGCGCTTGGCGTTCTCTGCACCGCCTTTGCCTACATCGTCTTTTACCGGCTCGTCGCGCACGTCGGCCCGGCGCGGGCGATGTCGGTCACCTTCCTGGTCCCGGTCTTCGCCATGCTGCTGGGCGTCGTCCTGCTGCATGAGGCGGTCACCCTCCGCATGGTCGTGGGCTGCGCCGTCATCCTGGCGGGAACCGGCTGCGCGACGGGCCTGCTCACCGCCCGCCGTTTGCGGAAGTAG
- a CDS encoding DUF3309 family protein: protein MLRTILLILLLFALLGALPVFPYAAGWGYYPSGSLLLIVILILVLWRA, encoded by the coding sequence ATGTTACGCACCATCCTGCTGATCCTCCTGCTCTTCGCCCTCCTCGGCGCGCTGCCCGTTTTCCCCTACGCCGCCGGCTGGGGCTATTACCCGAGCGGCAGCCTCCTCTTGATCGTCATCCTGATCCTGGTGCTCTGGCGCGCGTAA
- a CDS encoding amidohydrolase family protein: MEFHLAARHYRTGAPMRIAVADGRFAAFELWTGPAAGLPWIAPGLVDLQVNGFGGADFNRLPADPAAWARAHGALAAHGCTRFLATLITHAPDEGEALLRALAARRAESPGGCLGFHLEGPFLNPDPGTRGAHDAARMIPADLSLLARWQAAAGGAVRLVTLAPEIAPERALPFLRQLRAAGVRAAIGHSLAMGPALADAVEAGADAWIHLGNALPRQIDKFENPFFHVLADERLRAFLIPDGLHVPPPAFRALARALGPRLLLTTDAMSAAGAAGEGPFTLGAQEVAVAADGRATQPGTGRLAGSTLTPFRGVFQAAALSGLPWNDLWDAFSLRPAAWIGLSHGLEKGMPADFCLFDTEREPRLRSVYRDGERLSGEEPEEAV, from the coding sequence ATGGAGTTCCATCTGGCCGCGCGCCACTACCGGACCGGCGCGCCGATGCGGATCGCCGTGGCCGACGGGCGCTTCGCCGCCTTCGAACTCTGGACGGGGCCCGCCGCGGGCCTGCCGTGGATCGCTCCCGGCCTCGTCGACCTTCAGGTGAACGGCTTCGGCGGCGCCGATTTCAACCGCCTGCCCGCCGATCCGGCGGCCTGGGCCCGCGCGCACGGCGCGCTGGCCGCGCACGGCTGCACCCGTTTCCTGGCCACCCTCATCACCCACGCGCCGGACGAGGGGGAGGCGCTCCTGCGCGCGCTGGCCGCGCGGCGGGCGGAATCCCCCGGCGGCTGCCTGGGCTTTCATTTGGAGGGGCCCTTCCTGAATCCCGATCCGGGCACGCGCGGCGCGCACGACGCGGCGCGGATGATCCCGGCCGACCTTTCCCTTTTGGCCCGCTGGCAGGCGGCGGCGGGCGGCGCGGTCCGGCTGGTGACGCTGGCCCCGGAGATCGCCCCGGAGCGGGCGCTCCCCTTCCTGCGCCAATTGCGCGCGGCGGGCGTCCGCGCGGCGATCGGCCACTCCCTGGCGATGGGCCCGGCCCTGGCGGACGCGGTGGAGGCGGGCGCCGACGCCTGGATCCACCTGGGCAACGCGCTGCCCCGCCAGATCGACAAGTTCGAGAACCCCTTCTTCCACGTCCTGGCCGACGAGCGGCTGCGGGCCTTCCTCATCCCGGACGGGCTCCACGTGCCGCCGCCCGCCTTCCGCGCGCTGGCGCGGGCGCTGGGGCCGCGCCTCCTTTTGACGACGGACGCCATGAGCGCGGCGGGGGCCGCGGGCGAGGGCCCCTTCACCCTGGGCGCGCAGGAAGTGGCGGTGGCCGCCGACGGCCGGGCGACGCAGCCCGGCACGGGCCGCCTGGCGGGCTCGACGCTGACGCCCTTCCGGGGCGTCTTCCAGGCCGCCGCCCTTTCCGGCCTGCCGTGGAACGATCTGTGGGACGCCTTTTCCCTGCGTCCCGCCGCGTGGATCGGCCTCTCCCACGGCTTGGAAAAGGGGATGCCCGCCGACTTCTGCCTCTTCGACACGGAGCGGGAGCCCCGGCTCCGCTCCGTCTACCGGGACGGCGAGCGCCTTTCCGGCGAGGAACCGGAGGAGGCGGTATGA
- the tkt gene encoding transketolase, producing MSTPAPTASAEPASFQNVPIEQLAADTIRTLTLDAVQKAESGHPGLPMGCADFAVVLWTKFLRIDPTAPHWPNRDRFVLSAGHGSMLIYSLLHLAGFEKMTLDQLKNFRQLHSLTPGHPESHETVGVEVTTGPLGQGTGNSVGLAIGQKFTAATYNSGSFKVSDHKVYAIVSDGDLQEGISHEAASLAGHLGLDNLIWFYDDNHVSIEGKTDLSYSDDVPSRFKGYHWHVIQIDGNDRAQIEKALTEAQGVTGQPTIIIGKTVIGKGSPKMQGTPKAHSDAFGEEEVAATKKNLGWPEDQHFLVPSRVKEFFAAKRKDWAKAREEWEAGFAAYAKAEPEKAKIFQDALEKKLPADLEKALPQFPADKPQATRNAGGEVLKVLFGKVPQLLGGSADLAPSTKTWIKEFGSFLKGDFGGRNLHFGIREHAMGAIVAGLGYYGGLIPFGSTFFVFTDYMRPPIRLSALSGLQGIYVMTHDSIFVGEDGPTHEPVEHLATVRAIPRVSVIRPGDANETSYAWLAALHNTDRPTILTLSRQNLPVYDRTKTGAASGVLKGGYVLWESQVGATPDLILIGTGSELSLAFEAGQKLAAEGKKIRVVSLPSWDLFDRQDQAYQDSVLPPAAVKRLAVEAGIRMGWDHYIGRHGAFVGVDRFGASAPAKELAKVYGLTVDNVVEKAKALLAS from the coding sequence ATGTCCACCCCTGCCCCCACGGCCTCCGCCGAACCGGCCTCTTTCCAGAACGTCCCCATCGAGCAGCTCGCCGCCGACACCATCCGCACCCTGACCCTCGACGCGGTGCAGAAGGCCGAGTCCGGCCACCCCGGCCTGCCGATGGGCTGCGCCGACTTCGCCGTGGTCCTCTGGACCAAGTTCCTCCGCATCGACCCCACCGCCCCCCACTGGCCGAACCGGGACCGCTTCGTCCTCTCCGCGGGCCACGGCTCCATGCTCATCTACTCCCTCCTGCACCTGGCGGGCTTCGAGAAGATGACCCTGGACCAGCTGAAGAACTTCCGCCAGCTCCACAGCCTCACCCCGGGCCACCCCGAGTCGCACGAGACGGTCGGCGTGGAGGTGACCACCGGCCCCCTGGGCCAGGGCACGGGCAACTCGGTCGGCCTGGCCATCGGGCAGAAGTTCACCGCCGCCACCTATAACAGCGGCTCCTTCAAAGTTTCCGACCACAAGGTCTACGCCATCGTCTCCGACGGCGACCTCCAGGAAGGCATCTCCCACGAGGCGGCCTCCCTGGCCGGCCACCTGGGCCTGGACAACCTGATCTGGTTCTACGACGACAACCACGTCTCCATCGAGGGCAAGACCGACCTTTCCTACTCCGACGACGTCCCCTCCCGCTTCAAGGGCTACCACTGGCACGTCATCCAGATCGACGGCAACGACCGCGCCCAGATCGAGAAGGCGCTGACCGAGGCGCAGGGCGTCACCGGCCAGCCGACGATCATCATCGGCAAGACCGTCATCGGCAAGGGCTCCCCCAAGATGCAGGGCACGCCCAAGGCCCACTCCGACGCCTTCGGCGAGGAAGAGGTCGCCGCGACGAAGAAGAACCTGGGCTGGCCGGAAGACCAGCACTTCCTGGTCCCCAGCCGCGTGAAGGAGTTCTTCGCCGCCAAGCGCAAGGACTGGGCCAAGGCCCGCGAGGAGTGGGAGGCGGGCTTCGCCGCCTACGCCAAGGCCGAGCCGGAGAAGGCCAAAATCTTCCAGGACGCCCTGGAAAAGAAGCTCCCCGCCGACCTGGAAAAGGCCCTGCCCCAGTTCCCCGCCGACAAGCCCCAGGCCACCCGCAACGCGGGCGGCGAGGTGCTGAAGGTCCTCTTCGGCAAGGTGCCCCAGCTCCTGGGCGGCTCCGCCGACCTGGCCCCCTCCACCAAGACCTGGATCAAGGAGTTCGGCTCCTTCCTCAAGGGCGACTTCGGCGGCCGCAACCTCCACTTCGGCATCCGCGAGCACGCCATGGGCGCCATCGTGGCGGGCCTGGGCTACTACGGCGGCCTCATCCCGTTCGGCTCCACCTTCTTCGTCTTCACCGACTACATGCGCCCGCCGATCCGCCTCTCCGCGCTCTCCGGCCTGCAGGGGATCTACGTCATGACCCATGACTCCATCTTCGTCGGCGAGGACGGCCCGACGCACGAGCCGGTCGAGCACCTGGCCACCGTCCGCGCCATCCCGCGCGTCTCCGTCATCCGCCCGGGCGACGCCAACGAGACCTCCTACGCCTGGCTGGCCGCGCTGCACAACACCGACCGCCCGACGATCCTGACCCTCTCCCGCCAGAACCTCCCCGTCTACGACCGCACGAAGACCGGCGCCGCCAGCGGCGTCCTCAAGGGCGGCTACGTCCTGTGGGAGAGCCAGGTTGGTGCCACCCCCGATTTGATCCTCATCGGCACCGGCTCGGAGCTTTCCCTGGCCTTCGAGGCCGGGCAGAAGCTGGCCGCGGAAGGGAAGAAGATCCGCGTCGTCTCCCTGCCCTCCTGGGACCTCTTCGACCGGCAGGACCAGGCCTACCAGGACAGCGTGCTGCCCCCCGCGGCGGTCAAGCGCCTGGCCGTCGAGGCCGGCATCCGCATGGGCTGGGACCACTACATCGGGCGCCACGGCGCGTTCGTCGGCGTCGACCGCTTCGGCGCGAGCGCCCCGGCCAAGGAGCTGGCGAAAGTCTACGGCCTGACGGTCGACAACGTCGTCGAGAAGGCCAAGGCGCTCCTCGCCTCCTAA
- a CDS encoding HD domain-containing protein, giving the protein MTFRELLLAAPADGTEWSGGLACQVAAARPGTTKTGKPYLELELADGTGAERIKLWSDAPAYEEAQGLRPGAFLWVEAVFRRNGFGLNPDRLHFRPLSEEESAALLAGTPERRDFLAGELAYIEEAAASLADPRLRVLCQVFFSQYGERFARAAAARDFHHARRGGLVEHVAQMLRGAAALAPVYPRLNWDLVRAGVLFHDCGKLWENDYAAEGFVMPYTQIGELLGHIPVGMELVNALWRTVAEREEFTQAATPSAEQVKLHLLHLIASHHGQREFGAPVTPRTPEAWALHYLDNLDAKLEMLRSAYEEKAEIAPGIFDRRPPLEGRPVRSLAAYVPPAA; this is encoded by the coding sequence GTGACTTTCCGGGAACTCCTCCTCGCCGCGCCCGCCGACGGCACGGAGTGGAGCGGCGGCCTGGCCTGCCAGGTCGCCGCCGCCCGTCCCGGCACCACCAAGACGGGCAAGCCCTACCTGGAGCTGGAGCTGGCCGACGGCACCGGCGCGGAACGGATCAAGCTCTGGTCCGACGCGCCCGCTTACGAGGAGGCCCAGGGCCTCCGCCCCGGCGCCTTCCTCTGGGTCGAGGCCGTCTTCCGGCGCAACGGCTTCGGCCTCAACCCGGACCGGCTCCATTTCCGCCCCCTTTCGGAGGAGGAATCGGCCGCCCTCCTGGCGGGGACGCCGGAACGGCGCGACTTCCTGGCCGGGGAGCTGGCCTATATCGAGGAAGCCGCCGCCTCCCTGGCCGATCCGCGGCTGCGGGTCCTCTGCCAGGTTTTCTTTTCCCAATACGGGGAGCGCTTCGCCCGCGCGGCGGCGGCGCGCGACTTCCACCACGCCCGGCGCGGCGGCCTCGTCGAGCACGTCGCGCAGATGCTGCGCGGCGCGGCGGCGCTGGCCCCCGTCTATCCCCGGCTTAATTGGGACCTGGTCCGCGCGGGCGTCCTCTTCCACGACTGCGGCAAGCTGTGGGAGAACGACTACGCCGCCGAGGGCTTCGTCATGCCCTACACCCAGATTGGCGAGCTGCTTGGCCACATCCCTGTGGGGATGGAGCTGGTCAACGCCCTCTGGCGGACGGTGGCGGAGCGGGAGGAGTTCACCCAGGCGGCCACCCCGTCGGCCGAGCAGGTGAAGCTCCACCTCCTCCACCTCATCGCCTCCCACCACGGCCAGCGGGAATTCGGCGCGCCGGTGACGCCGCGCACGCCGGAGGCGTGGGCGCTCCACTACCTCGACAACCTCGACGCCAAGCTGGAGATGCTCCGCAGCGCCTACGAGGAAAAGGCGGAGATCGCCCCCGGCATCTTCGACCGCCGCCCGCCGCTGGAGGGCCGCCCCGTCCGCTCCCTGGCCGCCTACGTTCCGCCCGCCGCCTGA
- a CDS encoding SDR family oxidoreductase translates to MKPTALVVGSTGISGQNLADHLVHHGWTVHGLARRPGTHRGIVPVVADLADPASVRHALEGQAFSHVYYCTWARQANEAENIRVNGAMLRNLLEALPACPEHVALVTGLKHYLGPFESYGKVKPDTPFSEEQPRVPYPNFYYAQEDILFEAAARQGFRWSVHRPHTLIGWALGNAMNMGVTLAVYAALCRETGRPFVFPGSPQQYEALTDVTDARILARHLEWASTEPQAGNQALNIVNGDVFRWRRMWGKLARALGVEAAEYPGHAQPLEAMWADAAPLWDKVVTKHNLQPFALETLVSWWHTDADLGRPLETLTDMTKNRRLGFRDVQVTEDSFLDLFARLRAEKIIPG, encoded by the coding sequence ATGAAGCCCACCGCCCTTGTCGTCGGCTCGACCGGCATTTCCGGCCAGAACCTGGCCGACCACCTCGTCCACCACGGCTGGACCGTTCACGGCCTGGCCCGCCGCCCCGGCACCCACCGGGGAATCGTCCCCGTCGTCGCCGACCTGGCCGATCCGGCCTCCGTCCGCCACGCGCTGGAGGGGCAGGCCTTCTCCCACGTCTATTACTGCACCTGGGCCCGCCAGGCGAACGAGGCGGAGAACATCCGCGTCAACGGCGCGATGCTCCGCAACCTCCTGGAAGCCCTTCCCGCCTGCCCGGAGCACGTCGCCCTGGTCACCGGCCTCAAGCACTACCTGGGGCCCTTCGAGTCCTACGGCAAGGTGAAGCCGGACACCCCCTTCAGCGAGGAGCAGCCCCGCGTTCCCTACCCCAATTTCTATTACGCCCAGGAAGACATCCTCTTCGAGGCGGCGGCCCGCCAGGGCTTCCGCTGGTCGGTCCACCGGCCCCACACCCTCATCGGCTGGGCCCTGGGCAACGCGATGAACATGGGCGTCACCCTGGCCGTCTACGCCGCCCTCTGCCGGGAGACGGGGCGGCCCTTCGTCTTCCCCGGCTCCCCCCAGCAGTACGAGGCGCTCACCGACGTGACCGACGCCCGCATCCTGGCGCGCCACTTGGAATGGGCCTCCACCGAGCCGCAGGCGGGCAACCAGGCCCTCAACATCGTCAACGGCGACGTCTTCCGCTGGCGCCGGATGTGGGGAAAGCTCGCCCGCGCCCTCGGCGTCGAGGCGGCGGAATACCCGGGCCACGCCCAGCCGCTGGAAGCGATGTGGGCGGACGCCGCGCCGCTGTGGGACAAGGTCGTCACCAAGCACAACCTCCAGCCCTTCGCCCTGGAGACGCTGGTTTCCTGGTGGCATACCGACGCCGACCTGGGCCGTCCGCTGGAAACCCTGACCGACATGACGAAGAACCGCCGCCTCGGCTTCCGGGACGTGCAGGTGACGGAGGATTCCTTCCTCGACCTCTTCGCCCGTCTGCGGGCGGAAAAGATTATTCCGGGCTAG
- a CDS encoding alpha/beta hydrolase gives MADSIPLWPGGAPDARGGAPHDAPALTPFPADVPHPAPALLVLPGGGYEYLSPREGEEFALWLNERGIHAFVLSYRLGKNGYRHPAMLQDAARGLRTLRHRAGEFGIAPGQIGIIGSSAGGHLAATLLTRFDAGDPAAADPVERLSSRPDLGVLCYPVITLSGPATHEGSRDQLLGAGAEEAQRLLLSADLHVTEQTPPCFVWHTQEDPYVPAENALLFARALQAKKVPYALHVYERGPHGLALGNHPWTAELLRWLSLRWPVRHAG, from the coding sequence ATGGCCGATTCCATCCCCCTCTGGCCCGGCGGCGCGCCGGACGCCCGCGGCGGCGCCCCCCACGACGCCCCCGCCCTGACCCCTTTTCCGGCCGACGTCCCGCACCCCGCCCCCGCCCTCCTGGTATTGCCCGGGGGCGGCTACGAGTATCTCAGCCCCCGGGAGGGGGAGGAATTCGCCCTTTGGCTCAACGAGCGGGGGATCCACGCCTTCGTCTTAAGCTACCGGCTGGGCAAGAACGGCTACCGCCACCCGGCCATGCTCCAGGACGCCGCGCGCGGCCTGCGGACACTCCGCCACCGCGCCGGCGAATTCGGCATCGCGCCCGGCCAAATCGGCATCATCGGCTCCTCGGCGGGCGGCCACCTGGCGGCGACTCTTCTGACCCGGTTTGACGCCGGGGATCCCGCCGCCGCCGATCCGGTGGAGCGGCTCTCCTCCCGGCCCGACCTGGGCGTCCTTTGCTACCCGGTCATCACCCTTTCCGGCCCCGCCACCCATGAGGGGTCCCGGGACCAGCTGCTCGGCGCCGGGGCGGAGGAAGCGCAGCGGCTTCTTTTAAGCGCGGACCTCCACGTCACGGAACAGACGCCGCCCTGCTTTGTCTGGCACACGCAGGAAGACCCCTACGTCCCGGCGGAAAACGCGCTGCTCTTCGCCCGGGCCCTCCAGGCCAAGAAAGTCCCCTACGCGCTCCACGTCTATGAGCGCGGACCCCACGGCCTGGCCTTGGGCAACCATCCCTGGACGGCGGAGCTGCTTCGCTGGCTCTCCCTGCGCTGGCCGGTGCGGCACGCGGGCTAG
- a CDS encoding exosortase system-associated protein, TIGR04073 family: MKPQTLALALVLGGLTLARADISMPLKDNFYDKMGRGIANIAWAPAEIFDSMYSLNELEGPTVAWSKGLVQGTSRVVQDIGLGVVDVATSPLPIGPGVSYQGFKQPAYDSMVVQDYPPGDLINFY, translated from the coding sequence ATGAAGCCGCAGACCCTCGCGCTGGCGCTCGTTTTGGGAGGTTTGACCCTGGCCCGTGCCGACATTTCGATGCCGTTGAAGGACAATTTCTACGACAAGATGGGCCGCGGCATCGCGAACATCGCCTGGGCTCCGGCGGAGATCTTCGACTCGATGTATTCTCTCAACGAGCTGGAAGGCCCCACCGTTGCCTGGTCGAAGGGCCTGGTCCAGGGGACCAGCCGCGTGGTCCAGGACATCGGCCTGGGCGTCGTCGACGTGGCCACCTCCCCGCTGCCGATCGGCCCGGGCGTCAGCTATCAGGGCTTCAAGCAGCCCGCCTACGACTCGATGGTGGTGCAGGACTACCCCCCGGGCGATCTCATCAATTTCTACTAG